TTTGAGATAAATCTGAGCAGCGCGATCGCTGAAACTACAAAAATAAGGCTGAACATCAATTTTTTTGCCTGCCAAGCGGGCGTAGCGTTTCAGCAATAGCGGACAACTAATCCACACCACGCCATGACTCAAGGACGGAATCGGTAGCCACAAAATTGAACCGTCACCAATCCAGATATCACCTTGGGTGAGACCTTCCCCGCTAGAGGGTTTGCCGTTTTCTAATTCGTTGCCAAAGAGTTGTTCGCGCTGGGTTTTGTCGGTTTGGCTGGAACGGAGTTTGCCGCGAATGGTGCTCGATGGAATGTAGGGGAAATTGGTGTGGGATTCGCGGGCGATGCCGAGGAGGTTGCCCTCTTGGGTGGTGCCGCCGGTATGGAGCGGCGCAAGGAGATAGAGATGTTGGAGATTAATCTGCATGGATGGTTTAGGTAAAGGTGCGTCAATCAATTGGGTGCTCCGTTAAGAGCGGTGGGGGAGCCAAAGCAGTTCGGTGTAGCCGAGTTTGCGCCGTCGGTGGGCGAGGTTGGGGCTGGGGGTGTTTTGGTGGAGGGGGGCGGGATGGTTGAGGTAGTATTGCGTGCCAGCGGGGGCGGCGAAGACTTGGGGGGCGGGGATGCTGTTGCCGGGGTTTTTGTGATGATCGCGGATTCGGCCACTAATCGGGGTGGGTTGACCCGTGGCGACGCTGACGAGGGGCCCGGACTCATGGGTGAGTTTCCACTCCCAGGGCCAAGCGCGACAGGTGGCGCGGATTTTGCCGTTGGGCTGTTTTTGGGGATATTCAAAAACGCCGGGGGTGGCGAGATAGGCGATCGCTCTTCCCTGCTCCCGTGCCAAGGTGGTGAAATTTTCCGCCGATTGGGTTTGGATTGCCTGCCACGGATCATCCAGGGCGGGACAGCGTTGCAAGAGGGCGCGATGGCCTTCGCCGCCGAGACGCAGGGTTAGGGGGGTGGGGAGTTGCTGGTTGAGGGCGATCGCTAAACTCCAGCCCGATCGTAATCGCACGGCTTTTTCAATGAAGTAGCCATCGGCGGTTTCCACTTGGCGGCTCCCGGCTTGGATTTTGTTGTGGGGGCGGATTTCCACGTCCCACGGTTGTTCGGGTTCACCGGGAAGACACTTGAAATCGTCCGGGGTGAGGGGGTGGGTGTTGAGGTAGTGCAGGAGGGTGGAATAGGGGAGATAGCGGCGATATTGGCGGTTGGTTTTGGCGCGATCGCCATTGTCATCGGAGGGGCGATCGCCGGAAAACACCAACGGGCTAGGCTGCTGAGGATTGTAGATCGAATAGCGGAGGGGATGCCCACGCTCCTGCCAGGGCAACGGAACGAGGGGCGATCCCTCGGTAAAACCGAGGGGGCTGGGGAAATAAAGAGTTTCGGCATCGCGACAGAGAAACGGCCCGGTGATTTGCATGGATGCAGAAGCGGCTACAGGATCAAGGGCGGCCAAAATTGCGCCTAAAATCGTGTAGCCGTGGGGCGGAAAGACCCCTTGGGCCCAAGCCCGTTCGCCGGGGCTGAAGGGTTTCGCATCCCGAAACAGCAGGACATCAAAGGGGGTGATCGTATACCAGTGGAGTGTTTGGGTCATCGGTTTCAGGCTGAAAAAGGGGGCAAGGCAGTCAATCACAGAGGCAAGGGGCTTAAGCCCCTGGTTAGCTGTAGCGGATCGCTCGGTTGCGCTGCATGAAGGCGGCGAGTTTGCACCCGGCTCGGAGTTGTCGATTGATACCGGGGGAAGTGTTGGTGCGCCAGGTTGAATCGATCCAGGTTTGGAAGGCGGTGATCAAGGCTTTCTGATCCTCAGGATCGAGGGCTTTCAACTGTTCACGCCGATCGCAGAATCCCTGCACCCA
This DNA window, taken from Spirulina major PCC 6313, encodes the following:
- the cmr4 gene encoding type III-B CRISPR module RAMP protein Cmr4; this translates as MQINLQHLYLLAPLHTGGTTQEGNLLGIARESHTNFPYIPSSTIRGKLRSSQTDKTQREQLFGNELENGKPSSGEGLTQGDIWIGDGSILWLPIPSLSHGVVWISCPLLLKRYARLAGKKIDVQPYFCSFSDRAAQIYLKDAIFKREELTKWDNWEDVVPGADNQEIDRVLVLEDQHCATIIQMGLWRQVKIKLDAHKSVEAGAFRYEEAIPPDTLMYFSWGLTSQSNKTGQDSEAKLKEVFSNESVLQIGGQESLGRGFVQNFT
- a CDS encoding type III-B CRISPR module-associated Cmr3 family protein, which translates into the protein MTQTLHWYTITPFDVLLFRDAKPFSPGERAWAQGVFPPHGYTILGAILAALDPVAASASMQITGPFLCRDAETLYFPSPLGFTEGSPLVPLPWQERGHPLRYSIYNPQQPSPLVFSGDRPSDDNGDRAKTNRQYRRYLPYSTLLHYLNTHPLTPDDFKCLPGEPEQPWDVEIRPHNKIQAGSRQVETADGYFIEKAVRLRSGWSLAIALNQQLPTPLTLRLGGEGHRALLQRCPALDDPWQAIQTQSAENFTTLAREQGRAIAYLATPGVFEYPQKQPNGKIRATCRAWPWEWKLTHESGPLVSVATGQPTPISGRIRDHHKNPGNSIPAPQVFAAPAGTQYYLNHPAPLHQNTPSPNLAHRRRKLGYTELLWLPHRS